One genomic segment of Streptomyces niveus includes these proteins:
- the cydD gene encoding thiol reductant ABC exporter subunit CydD: MKPIDPRLLRYARATRRFLVAVVVLGLAGAGLVVAQAMIIAEVVVGAFEGGLDASGLRTPLLLLGAVAVGRGLVAWLTELAAHRASAAVKSELRGRLLERAAELGPGWLGAQRTGSLVALATRGVDALDDYFARYLPQLGLAVVVPVAVLARIVTDDWVSAGVIVLTLPLIPLFMVLIGWATQSRMDRQWQLLSRLSGHFLDVVAGLPTLKVFGRAKAQAESVREITSEYRRATLRTLRIAFLSSFALELLATLSVALVAVGIGMRLVHGDLDLYTGLVVLILAPEAYLPLRQVGAQYHAAAEGLAAAEEIFAVLETEEGAGSAGVADVPDSPRLEFEGVTVRHEGRTEPSLDAATLVVEPGETVALVGPSGAGKTTLLNVLLGFTAPTEGRVRVGGVDLSSLDLDRWRERIAWVPQHPYLFAGTIAENVRLARPDADATAVRKALRDAGAYDFVTALPQGADTPLGEDGAGLSSGQRQRLALARAFLADRPLLLLDEPTAALDGETEAGIVETVRRLAVGRTVLLVIHRPALLSVADRVIELGDRAGLGSRTAAGSGGEPVPLFGTGRVTDSASGADSGTAVAGVSPNGSTDAGRAEGSVTAGLLSKPGVARDVRAHPLARMRAAVGALRGRFGLALVLGSLALGSAVGLMAVSGYLISRASEQPPVLYLMVAVTATRAFGIGRAVFRYAERLVSHDAVLRMLADLRVSVFRRLERLAPAGLRETRRGDLLSRLVADVDALQDYWLRWLLPVGSAVLVGVGAVGFTSWLLPEAGAVLAVGLLAAGVGVPLVSGARARRAERRLAPARGLLATRVAELLEGCAELTVAGALRSRIRAARAADATLTAIAARGATATALGGGLSALICGLTVAAAAYAGVGAVHDGRLPGVALAVVVLTPIAAFEAVAGLPLAVQYRQRAARGAERVWEVLDAPVPVREPERPATAPATPFPLEVRGLAARYPGQERDALSGVDLTLTAGKRVAVVGPSGAGKTTLAQVLLRFLDAREGGVTLGGTDAAALDGDTVRRFVGLCAQDAHLFDSSVRENLALARKDATEDDLRDALRRARLLEWVDALPAGLDTLVGEHGARLSGGQRQRLALARALLADFPVLVLDEPAEHLDLPTADALTADLLAVTEGRTTLLITHRLQGLEAVDEVIVLDEGRVTQRGPYAELVSVAGPLRTMLERERGPLALVDQPA, translated from the coding sequence GTGAAACCGATCGATCCGCGTCTGCTGCGGTACGCGAGGGCCACCCGGCGCTTCCTGGTGGCGGTGGTGGTCCTGGGACTGGCCGGTGCGGGGCTCGTCGTCGCCCAGGCGATGATCATCGCCGAGGTGGTGGTCGGCGCGTTCGAGGGCGGGCTCGACGCCTCCGGGCTCCGTACGCCGCTGCTTCTGCTCGGCGCGGTCGCCGTCGGGCGCGGACTGGTCGCGTGGCTGACGGAGCTGGCGGCGCACCGGGCGAGCGCGGCGGTCAAGTCCGAGCTGCGGGGGCGGCTGCTGGAGCGGGCGGCCGAGCTGGGGCCGGGGTGGCTCGGTGCTCAGCGCACCGGATCGCTCGTCGCGCTGGCGACCCGTGGCGTGGACGCGCTGGACGACTACTTCGCGCGCTATCTGCCACAGCTGGGGCTCGCGGTGGTGGTGCCGGTGGCGGTACTGGCGCGGATCGTCACCGACGACTGGGTGTCGGCGGGCGTCATCGTGCTGACGCTGCCACTGATTCCGCTGTTCATGGTGCTCATCGGGTGGGCCACGCAGTCCCGGATGGACCGTCAGTGGCAACTGCTGTCGCGGCTGTCGGGTCACTTCCTCGACGTGGTGGCGGGGCTGCCCACACTGAAGGTCTTCGGGCGGGCGAAGGCGCAGGCGGAGTCGGTCCGGGAGATCACCTCGGAGTACCGGCGGGCCACGCTCCGTACGCTGCGGATCGCGTTCCTGTCGTCCTTCGCGCTGGAACTGCTCGCGACCCTGTCGGTCGCGCTGGTGGCCGTGGGGATCGGGATGCGGCTGGTCCACGGGGACCTGGATCTCTATACGGGCCTGGTGGTGCTGATCCTGGCGCCAGAGGCGTATCTGCCGCTGCGGCAGGTGGGGGCGCAGTACCACGCGGCGGCGGAGGGGCTGGCGGCGGCGGAGGAGATCTTCGCGGTGCTGGAGACGGAGGAGGGCGCGGGTTCCGCCGGCGTCGCCGATGTGCCGGACTCGCCGCGGCTGGAGTTCGAAGGCGTGACGGTCCGCCACGAAGGCCGTACGGAGCCCTCGCTGGACGCGGCCACGCTGGTGGTCGAACCGGGGGAGACGGTCGCCCTGGTCGGCCCGAGTGGCGCGGGGAAGACGACGCTGCTGAACGTGCTGCTCGGCTTCACGGCACCCACGGAGGGCCGCGTGCGGGTGGGCGGGGTCGACCTGTCGTCCCTGGACCTCGACCGCTGGCGCGAACGGATCGCCTGGGTGCCGCAGCACCCGTACCTCTTCGCGGGGACGATCGCGGAGAACGTACGCCTGGCCCGCCCGGACGCGGATGCCACTGCCGTACGGAAGGCGCTGCGCGACGCGGGGGCGTACGACTTTGTGACCGCGCTCCCCCAGGGCGCGGACACACCACTCGGCGAGGACGGTGCGGGCCTCTCGTCCGGCCAGCGCCAACGCCTCGCCCTGGCAAGGGCCTTCCTCGCCGACCGCCCGCTGCTCCTGCTGGACGAGCCCACGGCGGCGCTGGACGGCGAGACGGAGGCGGGCATCGTGGAGACGGTCCGCCGCCTGGCGGTGGGCCGCACGGTCCTCCTGGTGATCCACCGCCCGGCCCTGCTGTCGGTGGCGGACCGGGTGATCGAACTGGGCGACCGGGCGGGGCTCGGCTCGCGCACGGCTGCCGGTTCGGGCGGGGAGCCGGTCCCGTTGTTCGGCACGGGCCGGGTGACGGACTCGGCGTCCGGGGCCGATTCCGGTACGGCTGTCGCGGGCGTCTCGCCCAACGGGTCGACCGACGCCGGCCGGGCGGAGGGGTCGGTGACCGCGGGGTTGCTGTCCAAGCCCGGCGTCGCCCGTGATGTCCGGGCGCACCCCCTCGCGCGGATGCGGGCCGCCGTCGGGGCACTGCGGGGGCGGTTCGGTCTGGCGTTGGTGCTGGGGAGTCTGGCCCTCGGCTCCGCCGTAGGGCTCATGGCCGTGTCCGGCTACCTCATCTCGCGGGCGTCCGAGCAGCCGCCCGTGCTGTATCTGATGGTCGCCGTCACCGCGACGCGCGCGTTCGGGATCGGGCGGGCCGTCTTCCGGTACGCCGAGCGGCTCGTGTCCCACGACGCGGTGCTCCGCATGCTGGCCGACCTCCGGGTCTCCGTCTTCCGGCGCCTCGAACGCCTCGCCCCCGCCGGGCTGCGCGAGACCCGCCGCGGCGATCTGCTCTCCCGGCTCGTCGCCGACGTCGACGCGCTCCAGGACTACTGGCTGCGCTGGCTGCTGCCGGTCGGCTCCGCCGTGCTCGTCGGCGTCGGCGCCGTCGGATTCACCAGCTGGCTGCTGCCCGAGGCCGGCGCGGTGCTGGCCGTCGGGCTGCTCGCCGCAGGCGTCGGCGTGCCGCTGGTGAGCGGCGCCCGCGCGCGACGCGCCGAGCGGCGACTCGCCCCCGCGCGCGGCCTGCTGGCGACCCGTGTCGCCGAACTCCTCGAAGGCTGTGCCGAACTGACCGTGGCCGGCGCCCTCCGTAGCCGTATCCGCGCCGCGCGCGCCGCCGACGCGACGCTGACGGCCATCGCCGCCCGCGGCGCCACCGCCACCGCGCTCGGCGGCGGGCTCTCCGCGCTGATCTGCGGTCTGACGGTCGCGGCCGCCGCGTACGCCGGGGTGGGCGCCGTGCACGACGGGCGGCTCCCGGGCGTCGCGCTGGCCGTCGTCGTACTGACCCCCATCGCCGCGTTCGAGGCGGTCGCCGGTCTGCCGCTCGCGGTGCAGTACCGGCAGCGGGCAGCGCGCGGCGCCGAGCGGGTGTGGGAGGTGCTGGACGCGCCAGTCCCCGTACGGGAGCCCGAGCGCCCGGCCACCGCTCCCGCGACGCCGTTCCCGCTGGAGGTACGGGGCCTGGCGGCTCGTTACCCGGGGCAGGAGCGCGACGCGCTCAGCGGCGTCGACCTGACGCTGACCGCCGGGAAGCGGGTGGCCGTGGTGGGGCCGTCCGGCGCGGGCAAGACGACCCTCGCGCAGGTGCTGCTGCGCTTCCTGGACGCACGCGAGGGCGGCGTCACCCTCGGCGGAACGGACGCCGCCGCGCTGGACGGCGACACGGTGCGGCGCTTCGTCGGGCTCTGCGCGCAGGACGCGCACCTGTTCGACAGTTCCGTACGCGAGAACCTCGCCCTCGCCCGCAAGGACGCGACCGAGGACGACCTCCGCGACGCCCTGCGCCGCGCCCGTCTGCTGGAGTGGGTCGACGCGCTCCCCGCCGGCCTCGACACCCTGGTCGGCGAACACGGCGCGCGTCTCTCCGGGGGCCAGCGCCAGCGCCTGGCGCTGGCCCGCGCGCTCCTCGCCGACTTCCCCGTCCTCGTGCTGGACGAGCCCGCCGAACATCTCGACCTGCCGACGGCCGACGCGCTGACGGCGGACCTGCTGGCGGTGACCGAAGGGCGTACGACGCTGCTCATCACCCATCGGCTTCAGGGCCTCGAAGCGGTCGACGAGGTGATCGTGCTCGACGAGGGGCGCGTGACGCAGCGCGGGCCGTACGCCGAGCTCGTTTCCGTCGCGGGGCCACTGCGGACGATGCTGGAGCGTGAGCGGGGACCGCTCGCGCTGGTCGACCAACCGGCTTGA
- a CDS encoding GAF domain-containing sensor histidine kinase, whose amino-acid sequence MKAPEPENFPEADDARRLQGRSTELTARVPQLLEAMRSVGTGLELHSTLDRICETAARLTGARYAALGVVDETGDGLSDFVTYGVDADIARQIGHRPDGHTGLLGELIRHPEAIRLTDLTTDPRSAGFPPHHPSMRTFLGVPIRVQGEMLGNLYLAEKNDGTEFTDHDQHMARVLATEAGLAIGNARLYEAARQRERWIDGSVAVTTALLSGKDADHSGRLEHPVGTEGTEETEGTEGTEGTERTEVTERTDYADRAHHALTVVAEQARRLADSAAGLVLLPTSDGGLEIVAVSSDTPDVSVGTRIPGKSAIVAKLLAGESVYMEDSSTDSRLVSRQAAHFGPTMVLPLHSDGRVLGVLVTPRAIGGRPFTESERTLATRFASQAALALMMAEAQRDRERLAVFEDRDRIARDLHDLVIQRLFAAGMTLETAQRQSDVPEVRTGIGKAVDELDVTIQEIRTAIFALQQGSSEAPSGLRTRVLREINMAAVPLGFKPAPRFVGAVDSAVGELTGKNLIAALREALSNTFRHARASRIEVTVDASAALADGTPAVRLSVADDGVGIPEGDRRRSGLRNLRRRAESLGGSSEVGPGLGEDGGGTTVTWQAPL is encoded by the coding sequence ATGAAGGCGCCCGAACCCGAGAATTTCCCCGAGGCCGACGATGCGCGCCGACTCCAGGGCCGGTCCACCGAGCTGACCGCCCGCGTTCCGCAACTCCTCGAAGCCATGCGCTCCGTCGGCACCGGCCTCGAACTGCACTCCACCCTCGACCGGATCTGCGAGACGGCGGCCCGGCTCACCGGCGCCCGCTACGCGGCGCTCGGCGTCGTGGACGAGACGGGCGACGGGCTCTCCGACTTCGTCACCTACGGCGTCGACGCGGACATCGCCCGGCAGATCGGCCACCGCCCGGACGGCCACACCGGACTGCTCGGTGAACTGATCAGGCACCCCGAGGCGATCCGGCTCACCGATCTCACCACCGATCCGCGCTCGGCCGGTTTCCCTCCGCACCATCCGTCGATGCGGACGTTCCTCGGGGTCCCCATCCGCGTCCAGGGCGAGATGCTCGGGAATCTCTACCTCGCCGAGAAGAACGACGGCACCGAATTCACCGACCACGACCAGCACATGGCGCGGGTCCTCGCGACCGAGGCCGGCCTCGCCATCGGCAACGCGCGGCTGTACGAGGCGGCCCGCCAGCGTGAGCGCTGGATCGACGGGTCGGTCGCCGTCACGACGGCTCTGCTCTCCGGCAAGGACGCCGACCACTCCGGCCGGCTCGAACACCCCGTCGGTACGGAAGGCACGGAAGAGACGGAGGGCACCGAGGGCACCGAGGGCACCGAGCGCACCGAAGTAACCGAGCGCACCGACTACGCCGACCGTGCCCACCACGCCCTCACCGTCGTCGCCGAACAGGCGCGCAGGCTCGCCGACTCGGCCGCCGGCCTCGTCCTGCTGCCCACGTCCGACGGGGGACTGGAGATCGTCGCCGTCTCGTCCGACACCCCGGACGTCTCCGTCGGCACCCGGATCCCGGGAAAGAGCGCCATCGTCGCCAAGCTGCTGGCCGGCGAGTCGGTCTACATGGAGGACTCCAGTACCGACTCGCGACTGGTCTCCCGGCAGGCCGCCCACTTCGGCCCGACCATGGTGCTGCCCCTGCACAGCGACGGCCGGGTGCTCGGCGTGCTCGTGACACCGCGTGCGATCGGCGGACGCCCCTTCACCGAGTCGGAACGCACCCTCGCCACCCGGTTCGCCTCACAGGCGGCCCTCGCGCTGATGATGGCCGAGGCACAGCGCGACAGGGAACGGCTCGCGGTGTTCGAGGACCGCGACCGGATCGCCCGCGATCTGCACGATCTGGTCATCCAGCGGCTGTTCGCCGCCGGGATGACGCTGGAGACCGCGCAGCGGCAGTCGGACGTGCCCGAGGTGCGTACAGGCATCGGCAAGGCGGTCGACGAACTGGACGTCACCATCCAGGAGATCCGTACGGCCATCTTCGCGCTCCAGCAGGGTTCCTCCGAGGCCCCGTCCGGACTGCGCACCCGCGTGCTGCGGGAGATCAACATGGCGGCCGTGCCGCTCGGCTTCAAGCCCGCCCCTCGCTTCGTCGGCGCGGTCGACTCGGCCGTCGGCGAACTCACCGGCAAGAACCTCATCGCGGCGCTGCGCGAAGCCCTCTCCAACACCTTCCGGCACGCACGGGCCTCCCGTATCGAGGTCACGGTGGACGCGAGCGCGGCGCTGGCCGACGGCACGCCCGCCGTCCGGCTCTCGGTCGCCGACGACGGCGTCGGCATCCCGGAGGGCGACCGGCGCCGCAGCGGGCTGCGGAACCTGCGGCGGCGCGCGGAGTCGCTGGGCGGGTCGAGCGAGGTCGGCCCGGGCCTGGGCGAGGACGGCGGTGGTACGACGGTGACCTGGCAGGCCCCGCTCTGA
- a CDS encoding HAD family hydrolase codes for MTSASESPLPARPRLIATDLDGTLLRDDKTVSDRTVAALAAAEEAGIEVFFVTGRPARWMGVVSDHVHRHGLAICANGAVVVDLHGGGELVKVRGMDRAVALDVVRALRDAAPGTSFAVEKTTSFDYEPRYPPFQDDPGANVAAAEKLLQEGGPGDGDPVVKLLAHHPTLTPDGFLTLARTAAGHLASFTRSSSTALLEVSGLGVSKASTLALCCAERGISSDEVVAFGDMPNDVEMLAWAGTSYAMGKAHPDVIAAASGRTVANNEDGVAVVIERLVARARAESERG; via the coding sequence GTGACCTCAGCTAGCGAGTCCCCGCTTCCCGCCCGCCCCCGGCTGATCGCCACCGATCTTGACGGAACGTTGCTGCGCGACGACAAGACCGTCTCGGACCGCACCGTCGCCGCGCTCGCCGCCGCCGAGGAGGCCGGGATCGAGGTCTTCTTCGTCACCGGCAGGCCGGCCCGCTGGATGGGCGTCGTCAGCGACCATGTGCACCGGCACGGCCTCGCCATCTGCGCCAACGGCGCCGTCGTCGTCGATCTGCACGGCGGCGGGGAGCTGGTGAAGGTGCGCGGGATGGACCGGGCCGTCGCCCTCGACGTCGTGCGGGCGCTGCGGGACGCGGCGCCCGGTACCTCGTTCGCCGTCGAGAAGACGACGAGCTTCGACTACGAGCCGCGGTACCCGCCGTTCCAGGACGACCCCGGCGCGAACGTCGCCGCCGCCGAGAAGCTTCTCCAGGAAGGCGGGCCTGGCGACGGCGACCCGGTCGTGAAGCTGCTGGCGCACCACCCGACCCTGACACCGGACGGTTTCCTGACGCTGGCCCGTACGGCCGCCGGGCACCTGGCGTCCTTCACCCGTTCCAGCTCCACCGCGCTGCTGGAGGTCAGCGGCCTCGGGGTGAGCAAGGCGAGCACGCTCGCGCTCTGCTGCGCCGAGCGGGGTATCTCCTCCGACGAGGTCGTCGCCTTCGGGGACATGCCGAACGACGTGGAGATGCTGGCGTGGGCCGGTACGTCGTACGCGATGGGCAAGGCGCATCCTGATGTGATCGCGGCGGCGTCCGGGCGGACCGTGGCGAACAACGAGGACGGTGTCGCCGTCGTCATCGAACGACTGGTGGCACGCGCGCGGGCGGAGTCGGAGCGGGGCTGA